The DNA window AGGCCGGACGCAGGTGGGAGTAATACTCACCGATACCGTCGCCCACCGAGGTGCTCCACGCCTTGTTCGGCGTAAACTGATTTTCAACTTTCGGCAACGGCGACATGGTAACCACGTCTTCTTCGCTGTTAAACAGCGAGCAACCACTCAGCAAGGCAGCGGAAACCAGTCCGACCAAGAGTGTTTTACGCAATTGCATGGGAATTCCCCTTAGCTGGACAAGTTATTCAATTTCATGCGCAGCAGAACCTGCAGCGCCTGAGAAGCGTTGGACTCAATGCCTTTGCTGTAAGCTTCGCGCGCGCCCTTGGCGTCGCCCTTGGCCAGCAGCACGTCGCCGCGCACATCCTGCATCATCGCCGCCCAACCTTCGCCTTTCACGCCATCCAGCGTTTTCAGCGCTTCATCCAGCTTTTTCTCCTGCAGCTGGACGCGCGCCAGACGCAGGTCGATCATCGCCAACAGGTTGTCGTCTTTGGTCTGGCCCTGCGCCAGCGCCAGTTGCTGTTCCGCCTTGGCAAAATCATTCTGTTCGACAAAATGCTTGGCCAACTGCAACGCGGCCAATACGCCGTAGCTGTTGCTGTTAGCCTGGACAAATTTCTCCGCGGCGGCCACGTCATCCGGTTTGCCGGCCGCCAGACGATCGCTGGCTTCCTGATAGGATTGCGATGCAGCCATCATGTTGGAGTTTTCATGGCTCTGCCAGTAACGCCAGCCAACCAGGGCACCAATTCCGAGCACCACGCCCACCGCCAGCGCTTTGCCGTTTTCGGCAAAGAACCGACGCAGTGCGTCGACTTGTTCGTTTTCAGTGGTATAGACTTCCACGGTGTCCTTCTCCTTAACCTAACATCAAAGCCAGACGCGCAGCGACTTCGCTTTGCGCCAGCGTTTCTTGTTCACCACTGCGCAGGTCTTTCACCACTACCTGCTGCGCCGCCACTTCGCTCTCACCCAGGATCAGCGCGATGCGCGCGCCCCATTTGTCCGCACGGGTGATCTGCTTTTTGAAGTTGCCGCCGCCGTAATTGGTCATCAGCTTCAGCTGCGGCGCCGCGTCGCGCACCTGTTCAGCCAGCTGCATCGCCGCGCTCTGGGTGCCCGCGCCGGAAGAGATGACGTACACGTCGATAGCCGACGGCGCCTTGAATTCCGGGTTAACCGCCTGCACCAGCAGCACCAGACGCTCGAGGCCCATGGCGAAACCGACCGCCGGGGTGGCGCGGCCACCCAGCTGCTCGACCAGGCCGTCGTAACGGCCGCCCGCACAGACGGTGCCCTGCGCGCCCAGGCTGGTGGTCACCCACTCAAACACGGTGCGGTTGTAGTAATCCAGACCGCGCACCAGGCGCTCGTTAACGGTATATGGGATACCTGCCTGCGCCAAAAGTTCACACAGACCGGCGAAGTGAGCACGGGATTCTTCGTCCAGGTACTCGGACAGGCGCGGCGCGTCGTTCAGCAACGCCTGCACCTCAGGATTCTTGGAGTCCAACACGCGCAGCGGGTTGCTGTACATGCGGCGTTTGCAGTCTTCGTCCAGCACCTCGACGTGCTGCTCGAGGAACGCCACCAGCGCGTCGCGGTAGTTGGCGCGCGCCTCCAGCGAACCGATGGAGTTCAGCTCCAGCTTGACGTGCTCGGCGATGCCCAGCGCTTTCCACCAGCGGGCGGTCAGCAGGATCAGCTCGGCGTCGATGTCCGGGCCTTGCAGGCCGAACACTTCCGCGCCCAGCTGATGGAACTGGCGATAGCGGCCCTTCTGCGGGCGCTCGTAGCGGAACATCGGGCCGATGTACCACAGACGCTGTTCCTGATTGTACAGCAGACCATGCTCGATGCCGGCGCGCACGCAGCCAGCCGTCCCTTCCGGACGCAGCGTCAGGCTTTCGCCGTTGCGGTCTTCGAAGGTATACATCTCTTTTTCCACGACGTCGGTCACTTCGCCGATCGCGCGTTTGAATAGCGGGGTCTGCTCTACAATCGGCAACCGGATTTCGCTGTAACCGTAGCTGCCCAGCACCTGCTTGAGGGTGCCTTCAATACGCTGCCATAATGCCGTTTCTTCCGGCAGGTAGTCGTTCATGCCGCGAATGGCTTGAATGTTCTTTGCCACGTGAGTTCTCTGTCCGTTGTCTGTAAAAATGAACCCGATTATAGGGACTTTGCCGCCCGGTATTCAACGCGGATGCGGTTTTCTGCCCTTCAGGTTCATAAACAAGCGGGCCAACAGGCCCGCCGTGTAGCGATAACGCTTATTTTTCCAGCAGGTTGACCGTGATGCGGTTGCTTTCGTCCATCATCGCGGCCTTGGCGCGAATCTTCGCTTCCAGCTGGTCGATCATCTGTTCGTTGTCGAAACGCTCTTTCTGACGCACGCCGTCTTCATAGAAGCCGCTCTTCTTGTGGCCGCCGGTCACGCCCATGGTGGACACCAGCGCTTCGCCCGGGCCGTTCACCACGCAGCCGATGATCGAGACGTCCATCGGCGTAATGATGTCTTCCAGACGCTGCTCCAGCGCATTCACCGTGCCGATCACGTCAAATTCCTGACGCGAACAGGTCGGGCAGGCGATGAAGTTGATGCCGCGCGCGCGGATGCGCAGCGACTTCAGGATGTCGAAACCGACCTTCACCTCTTCAACCGGATCCGCCGCCAGCGAGATGCGCAGGGTGTCGCCGATGCCTTCAGACAGCAGCATGCCCAGGCCGATGGCCGACTTGACCGACCCGCTGCGCGCGCCGCCGGCTTCGGTGATACCCAGATGCAGCGGCTGATCGATGCGCGACGCCAGCAGACGGTAGGATTGTACCGCCAGGAACACGTCCGACGCCTTAACGCTGACCTTGAACTGGTCGAAGTTGAGGCGATCGAGGATGTCCACGTGGCGCATGGCGGATTCCAGCAGCGCTTCCGGCGTAGGTTCGCCGTACTTTTCCTGCAGGTCTTTCTCCAGCGAGCCGCCGTTGACGCCGATGCGGATCGGGATGTTCTTGTCGCGGGCGCAGTCCACCACCGAGCGAATGCGCGATTCGTTGCCGATGTTGCCCGGATTGATGCGCAGGCAGTCTACGCCGTATTCGGCCACCTGCAGCGCGATGCGATAATCGAAGTGGATATCGGCGACCAGCGGCACGTTGACCTGCTGCTTGATCAGCTTGAACGCCTCGGCGGCGTCCATGGTAGGAACCGAAACGCGGACGATGTCGACGCCCACGCGCTCCAGCGCTTTAATCTGATTAACCGTTGCTTCAACATCGGTGGTACGGGTGTTGGTCATCGACTGCACGGCAATCGGCGCGCCATCACCAATAGGCACCTTGCCGACGTAAATGCGCGTTGATTTTCGACGGTTGATGGGCGCTTGGTTATGCATTACTTACTCTCCATTGCTGCTCTGACATCACGACCAGCCGCGCGATTACTGCGCGGCGACGGTCAGGCGAGCAACACGGTTTGACTTAACGAACCGGCTTAAATCGACCGGCTTACCCTGATACTGGATCTGTACTGCCGCCGGCGCGCCGATGGTCAGTTTGTACGGCGCCGTGCCGGTCAGGTTCAGCTTGCCGCCCTTCTTCTGGGTGCCGCTGAACAGTGTTTTACCGCTGGCGTCGCTCACCTGCAGCCAGCAGTCGGCGGAGAAGTCCATCACCAGCGCGTTCGGATCGGCCGCCGGCGCAGCCACGCCCGCATCGGCGGTCGGCAGCGGCGCTTGTGCCGCCGGCGCGGTTTCCGGCAGGGTGGTCTGGCTTGGCGACACCACGGCAGGCTGCTGCTGAGCCGCGCCTGGCGCCTGGGCGGTAGCCGCCGGCGCCTGAGCCGCTGCGCCGGTATCGGCCGGCGCAGCGCTGTTGTCGGTCAACGGCACGTTGGTGCCGGCGTCGGCGTTGCCGTCGGTCAGCGGCACGGACTGCCCTTCGTTATTCTGTGAAAGCTGCGCCGAGGATTGATCGGCCATAGTGGCGATCTCTTCCTGCTGCGCCTTGTGGTTTTGCCACCACCAGGCGCCGGTCAGGCCGATCACCACGAACACGATAAGCCAGGTGAAGCTCATCAGCCAGCCGTCGCGTTTCTTGCGGCGCTTGCCCAGCGAGAAGCTTTGCATCGGCGCCACTTTCGCCATCTTCAACGGCGCCTGCTTGGCCAGCATCGGCAGCAGTTCGTCTTCCGGCAAATGCACCAGCTTGGCGTAGGAACGGATGTAGCCGCGCACGAAGGTGGACGCGAGGTCAGCGGAAACGCTGTCTTCCTCGATATCGCGCACGGTGGACATTTTGAGACACAGGCGTTCTGCAACGGTCTGTTGGCTCAGCCCGAGTTGCTCACGGGCCTGACGCAGGCGCTGGCCCGTCGTCATGGATACGGTTTTATCTTGGGAGGCTTCAGTATTCATTAGCTAAGAACTGCTGGTACTGTTTGGATTGTGGAAAACTTCGCGCTAGCTGCTTGCCATAGCGTTGAACGCTATCCTGACGGCCGGCTAACGCGGCGAAACGAATCTGTAACCATAAGCTGCTGGCGCTGGCCGGCAGAACATGCTGATAAACATCCAATAAAAGTTGCGACTGGGCGCGCTTCCCTTCTCCAAATTGCTTTTCGGCCTCCGCCAACAGCGGAGTGCCTTTGTCCGGATCGACCTTCAGCGCGCGGCTCAACAGCGTGCGCGCCTCATCGTTTTGTCCGGCCTTGAGAAAACAGTAACCTGCGTTTTCCAGGCTGTCGGCAACCTGGCCATAATCGGGCGCCAGCGCCGCAGCGCTAAACTGCTGTTGCGCCGGTACATACTGCCCTAAACCGCAAAGAAACGCACCGTAATTATTCAGTACGGTGCCATTGCCTGGCGCAAGTTTGAGCGCTTGCCGATAACGCTGTTCGGCCGCGGCGTTTTCACCGTTCCGCTGCGCATAAAGCGCCATGCCCAACTGCGTGCGGTAATCCTGCGGGGCCGCGTCCAGCGCCTTTTCAAGGTTCTGGCGCGCGGCGTCCATGTCGCCTTGCTGCAGGTACTCCAGCCCCAGCTGCAGGCGCGTCTGGCCCGCCTCAGAGACCTGTGCTTCCTTTTCCGGCGCTGAACCGGAACACCCGGCCAACAACCCGGCCGCCAGCCACACACCCCACAGTTTCAGCTTCATGCCCGCATTCATTTCCTTATCGGCCGTCAGCTAACGCCCACCAGCGACACGCTTTCGCATAACAGGCTGTTAGATAACAAAAAATGGTGCTATAGGATTCAGACCGCCCGTACGTTGATAGGTTCCCCGGCCATTTTCTTCTTCAGGGTACGCTTGGTACGGTCGATCACTTCACCCGCCAGTTGCCCGCAGGCGGCGTCGATATCGTCACCACGGGTTTTACGAACAATAGTCGTAAAGCCGTATTCCATCAACACCTTGGAGAAACGATCCACCCGGCTGTTGGAGCTGCGGCCGTAGGGAGCGCCCGGGAACGGGTTCCATGGGATCAGGTTGATCTTGCACGGCGTGTCTTTCAACACTTCCGCCAGCTGATGCGCGTCATCGGTGCTGTCGTTGATATGATCCAGCATCACGTACTCGACGGTGACGCGGCCCTGGTTAGCGTTGGATTTCTCCAGATAGCGACGCACCGCGGACAGGAAGGTCTCGATGTTGTACTTGCGGTTGATCGGCACGATCTCATCGCGGATGGTGTCGTTCGGCGCGTGCAGCGAAATAGCCAGCGCCACGTCGATCATGTCGCCCAGCTTGTCCAGCGCCGGCACCACGCCGGAGGTAGACAGGGTCACACGGCGTTTGGACAGGCCAAAGCCGAAGTCGTCCAGCATGATTTCCATCGCCGGCACCACGTTGTTCAGGTTGAGCAGCGGCTCGCCCATGCCCATCATCACCACGTTGGTGATCGGGCGTTGGCCGGTCACCTTCAGCGCGCCGATGATCTTCGCCGCGCGCCACACCTGGCCGATGATTTCCGACACGCGCAGGTTGCGGTTGAAGCCCTGCTGCGCCGTCGAACAGAATTTGCACTCCAGCGCGCAGCCTACCTGCGAGGAGACGCACAGCGTCGCGCGATCGGCTTCCGGGATATACACGGTTTCGACCTGCTGATCGCCCACCTTGATCGCCCACTTGATGGTGCCGTCGGCCGAACGCTGTTCTTCCGCCACTTCCGGCGCGCGGATTTCCGCCACGCGCTGCAGCTTGCCGCGCAGGACTTTGTTGATGTCGGTCATCTGCTCGAAATCGTCGCAGCAGTAGTGGTAAATCCACTTCATCACCTGATCGGCGCGGAACGGTTTTTCGCCCATTTCGGCGAAGAACTCACGCATTTGCTGGCGGTTCAGATCCAGCAGGTTGATTTTGGCCGCAGCCGGTTGCTCCACGTTAACGGAGGGGGTAGTCAGCGAATTATTTTCAGACACGGTGTGCTCGGACGTGATGGGTTCTAACATAATGATCTCTGGCCTCGTTATTACACGTTATGGCGCTAAAGAATGGAAAGTAAGTTGTGCATTTCAGCCCGCATGATTCGGGTGGCGGCACTAAAAACACGCCCCTGACAAGTCGTCTTATCAGGGGCGCGGCATTGTACAAATTTTAGTAGCGTGTTTCTATGGCTGAAAGGCATTCAGGGCATTTTTATTGTTTCAGCCGGTGAATGCCTGGTTATCAGCAATGGCACGATTAACGTGCGCAGATTTCGCTTTCGTTGAAGAAGTAAGCGATTTCACGCTGTGCGGATTCAACGGAGTCGGAACCGTGAACGGCGTTAGCGGTGAAGCTGTCCGCGTAGTCGGCGCGCAGGGTGCCGGCCAGTGCGTTGTCCGGGTTGGTTGCACCCATGATGTCGCGGTTGCGCTGCACGGCGTTTTCAGATTCCAGAACCTGCACCATGATTGGGCCGGAGGTCATGAACTCAACCAGACCGTCGAAGAATGGGCGGCCTTTGTGCTCAGCGTAGAAGCCTTCAGCTTGCTCGCGAGTCAGACGCAGCATTTTAGCGGCGATGATTTTGAAACCGGCGCGCTCGAAACGCGCGTAGATAGCGCCGATGTCGTTGTTGGCTACAGCGTTTGGTTTAACGATGGAAAAGGTACGTTCTACGGTCATGATGGCCTCTGTATGACTTCCAAAACAGGCCGGTCTGCAATGTTGCCGGCCTTCTCAAGTGGCGCAGATTATATGTGCGCCGTTAACGCTTGCCTACGGGAAAATCAACATTTCATTAAAAAAATATGATCTTCATTCGCCATTTTCGGCGGTGCGCCGACGTTATTGGGTCTTGTCGGTAGACGGGATCAAATTGCGCAGCCAACTGCCCCAGCGCCGCTGATAAAACGGCTGCGTATGGGAGATCAGGTAGTGGCTGATGCCTCGCTCTTTCTCCGACACCAGGCAGAAGTCCACCGGCTCGTCATTCGGCGCCGTTTCGCTGGCGACGCTGCCGGCCTCGTTGATCAGCGCCTCGATCTCCGCCGGCTCGGCGTCCACTTCCAGCCCGATCAGTAAATTCGGCTTCTCGTCCGCCGCCTGGTCGTGCATCAGCGCCAGAAACGCGCGGCGCACCGGCTTGCGCTGGCTGAACAGCGTGGTCAACGCATCCACCATCGCCGACGGATATTCCTCGGGCTGCCCCAGCAGGATTTGGGTCTCTTTGTCGACGTAATGCTCCACCGGTTTGACGACGCCGCCGGTCGCCAGCAGCATCGCCACCTCTTCCGGATAAAACTCTTTGCCGTATTCCGCCTTCGGGTTGAGGAACAGATCCGCGCCCTGGGTAATCTCGAACAGCACCCGCGCCGGCATGGCGATAAACGGCTGTTCGTCCTCAACCGCCTTCTGCAACGCATCCAGCGAAGTGAAGAACGGAATGATGCTGCCGCCGTCCTGCTTTTCCCAATGCTGGATATTGACCGGCGTATCCGCGTTCAGCGTGATGTCGCCATCCTGCTGCACCTGCTCGCTGTCGCCGAGGATCAGCACCGTGGCGTCGAGCAGTTCACGGAAGAACGCCGGGCGATGGGCCGGCTCCGTCACCGCCAGCTTCAGCAGGCGTTCAAGTTCGTTCTCGCTCGGGGCGGCATCGTGATGATGGGCACTCATGGCAAACTCCAGGGATCAAAGAGCGAGGCCCAGCATGCTGGGCCTCGAAGATAATGCGCATTCTAGCGCCCGACGCGGCGGGCATTCAATTATTTGGCTTTGCTCAGCAGCAGATTGGCCAGGGTGCGCACGCCCAGACCGGTCGCGCCGGCCGACCACTGCTCCACCGCGCCTTTGCGGTAGGTGGCTGAACAGTCGATGTGCAACCAGCCTTGCTGGTAGTTTTTAACGAAGTGCGACAGGAAGGCCGCCGCGGTGCTGGCGCCAGCGGTGTAGGCCGGGCCGGCCACGTTGTTCAGCTCGGCGAAGTTGGACGGCAGCTGGCTGCGGTGGAACTCGGCCAGCGGCAGGCGCCAGAACGGCTCTTGCTCGGCGGCGGCGCTGCTGAGCAGCTCTTGCGCCAGCGCGTCGTCAAAGCTGAACAGCGCATGGTAGTCGTTGCCTACCGCAGTTTTGGCCGCGCCGGTCAGGGTGGCGCAGTCGATAATCAGCTGCGGGTTCTGCTCAGAAGCGTCGATCAGGCCGTCGGCCAGCACCAGGCGCCCTTCCGCATCGGTGTTCATCACCTCAACGGTTTTGCCGTTGCGGTAGCGAATGATGTCGCCCAGTTTGAAGGCGTTGCCGCTGACCATGTTGTCGGCGCAGCACAGGTACAGCTTCACGCGCTGCTTCAGGCCGC is part of the Serratia surfactantfaciens genome and encodes:
- the hisS gene encoding histidine--tRNA ligase, yielding MAKNIQAIRGMNDYLPEETALWQRIEGTLKQVLGSYGYSEIRLPIVEQTPLFKRAIGEVTDVVEKEMYTFEDRNGESLTLRPEGTAGCVRAGIEHGLLYNQEQRLWYIGPMFRYERPQKGRYRQFHQLGAEVFGLQGPDIDAELILLTARWWKALGIAEHVKLELNSIGSLEARANYRDALVAFLEQHVEVLDEDCKRRMYSNPLRVLDSKNPEVQALLNDAPRLSEYLDEESRAHFAGLCELLAQAGIPYTVNERLVRGLDYYNRTVFEWVTTSLGAQGTVCAGGRYDGLVEQLGGRATPAVGFAMGLERLVLLVQAVNPEFKAPSAIDVYVISSGAGTQSAAMQLAEQVRDAAPQLKLMTNYGGGNFKKQITRADKWGARIALILGESEVAAQQVVVKDLRSGEQETLAQSEVAARLALMLG
- a CDS encoding YfgM family protein; translation: MEVYTTENEQVDALRRFFAENGKALAVGVVLGIGALVGWRYWQSHENSNMMAASQSYQEASDRLAAGKPDDVAAAEKFVQANSNSYGVLAALQLAKHFVEQNDFAKAEQQLALAQGQTKDDNLLAMIDLRLARVQLQEKKLDEALKTLDGVKGEGWAAMMQDVRGDVLLAKGDAKGAREAYSKGIESNASQALQVLLRMKLNNLSS
- the rodZ gene encoding cytoskeleton protein RodZ; this encodes MNTEASQDKTVSMTTGQRLRQAREQLGLSQQTVAERLCLKMSTVRDIEEDSVSADLASTFVRGYIRSYAKLVHLPEDELLPMLAKQAPLKMAKVAPMQSFSLGKRRKKRDGWLMSFTWLIVFVVIGLTGAWWWQNHKAQQEEIATMADQSSAQLSQNNEGQSVPLTDGNADAGTNVPLTDNSAAPADTGAAAQAPAATAQAPGAAQQQPAVVSPSQTTLPETAPAAQAPLPTADAGVAAPAADPNALVMDFSADCWLQVSDASGKTLFSGTQKKGGKLNLTGTAPYKLTIGAPAAVQIQYQGKPVDLSRFVKSNRVARLTVAAQ
- the sseB gene encoding enhanced serine sensitivity protein SseB, with the protein product MSAHHHDAAPSENELERLLKLAVTEPAHRPAFFRELLDATVLILGDSEQVQQDGDITLNADTPVNIQHWEKQDGGSIIPFFTSLDALQKAVEDEQPFIAMPARVLFEITQGADLFLNPKAEYGKEFYPEEVAMLLATGGVVKPVEHYVDKETQILLGQPEEYPSAMVDALTTLFSQRKPVRRAFLALMHDQAADEKPNLLIGLEVDAEPAEIEALINEAGSVASETAPNDEPVDFCLVSEKERGISHYLISHTQPFYQRRWGSWLRNLIPSTDKTQ
- the pilW gene encoding type IV pilus biogenesis/stability protein PilW, with the protein product MKLKLWGVWLAAGLLAGCSGSAPEKEAQVSEAGQTRLQLGLEYLQQGDMDAARQNLEKALDAAPQDYRTQLGMALYAQRNGENAAAEQRYRQALKLAPGNGTVLNNYGAFLCGLGQYVPAQQQFSAAALAPDYGQVADSLENAGYCFLKAGQNDEARTLLSRALKVDPDKGTPLLAEAEKQFGEGKRAQSQLLLDVYQHVLPASASSLWLQIRFAALAGRQDSVQRYGKQLARSFPQSKQYQQFLANEY
- a CDS encoding bifunctional tRNA (adenosine(37)-C2)-methyltransferase TrmG/ribosomal RNA large subunit methyltransferase RlmN, with amino-acid sequence MLEPITSEHTVSENNSLTTPSVNVEQPAAAKINLLDLNRQQMREFFAEMGEKPFRADQVMKWIYHYCCDDFEQMTDINKVLRGKLQRVAEIRAPEVAEEQRSADGTIKWAIKVGDQQVETVYIPEADRATLCVSSQVGCALECKFCSTAQQGFNRNLRVSEIIGQVWRAAKIIGALKVTGQRPITNVVMMGMGEPLLNLNNVVPAMEIMLDDFGFGLSKRRVTLSTSGVVPALDKLGDMIDVALAISLHAPNDTIRDEIVPINRKYNIETFLSAVRRYLEKSNANQGRVTVEYVMLDHINDSTDDAHQLAEVLKDTPCKINLIPWNPFPGAPYGRSSNSRVDRFSKVLMEYGFTTIVRKTRGDDIDAACGQLAGEVIDRTKRTLKKKMAGEPINVRAV
- the ndk gene encoding nucleoside-diphosphate kinase encodes the protein MTVERTFSIVKPNAVANNDIGAIYARFERAGFKIIAAKMLRLTREQAEGFYAEHKGRPFFDGLVEFMTSGPIMVQVLESENAVQRNRDIMGATNPDNALAGTLRADYADSFTANAVHGSDSVESAQREIAYFFNESEICAR
- the ispG gene encoding flavodoxin-dependent (E)-4-hydroxy-3-methylbut-2-enyl-diphosphate synthase — its product is MHNQAPINRRKSTRIYVGKVPIGDGAPIAVQSMTNTRTTDVEATVNQIKALERVGVDIVRVSVPTMDAAEAFKLIKQQVNVPLVADIHFDYRIALQVAEYGVDCLRINPGNIGNESRIRSVVDCARDKNIPIRIGVNGGSLEKDLQEKYGEPTPEALLESAMRHVDILDRLNFDQFKVSVKASDVFLAVQSYRLLASRIDQPLHLGITEAGGARSGSVKSAIGLGMLLSEGIGDTLRISLAADPVEEVKVGFDILKSLRIRARGINFIACPTCSRQEFDVIGTVNALEQRLEDIITPMDVSIIGCVVNGPGEALVSTMGVTGGHKKSGFYEDGVRQKERFDNEQMIDQLEAKIRAKAAMMDESNRITVNLLEK